ATTATATACATCTTATATccagaaaatatatataagaaaccATGATGCCAGAAGATAAACAAGAATCAAGTCCCTTTGATCTAAACTATAATTGTTATTCCAAACTATCCATTCCAAAGgaatattttgaattaaatCTTGGACAGCCATGCCAGATTCAAAGTTGAAACAACATACCTGGCGTTGTCTCCTCAAAAATGGGACAAAAGCAAAAGGCCCGTCAAGTATGTAGGTGGTAGCAACAAACACTCCGCCAGGTCGAAGAACTCGACTAATTTCAGCTACCTACAAAACCATAGCTACCCAATTATGTGGAATTATCAAATGTTGGGATCTTAGGCATTATAGTAATACTGGATGAAGTAAGGGGACTACAACACCAGAAGGTGCATACAGACATGGCCTCCAAGATTTGTAACTATTGTTCCGATGAAATTATATAGGATTCCTAGAGGCTAAAAGATCCACATGTGGATGAGTTTTTACATTTAGACTAACCAAAAAATCTAACAGAGCATTTTTGGCCCttcacaaaatatattttaaataagatTTCCATTGACTAGCACAATGCATTTGGCACTTATTAAGGTTGGCCATTGAAACAACTCACAAGTTCAgctgctctcttttttttccctttttttttttttttttttttttttccctttttttttttttttatattgaaatgcaGTCCAGTAGGAGcgaatccataaaaaaaaaaaaaaaaaaaaaatagaaatgaacataaaattaaaaaatttccacaCAAAGCtaaaaagcatatatataaacCTTCCTTTTGGACAGCTGGGGTCCATTTGATCTAAGGGAATCGTTTTCCAATAAAGAGCAGTGTGCAATAtcagttaataaaaaaaattttgggggaaaCCTCTGCAATAGGAAAAATTAACTTCAAATCCATATATTGAAGAGATACTCACAGCTGTTGATGGTGAAGGCCAACAGTGTAGAGCAGCACCAGCATGCACAGCATCAACAGAACTTGAAACAAAAGGAAGCCTAGAGATGTCAGCTCTGACCAAGGTTAAGTTcctaacaaaaaaacaaactcaCTCAGATTGAAAACTCAAATGATAATTATGAAAGTTCACTTGTCTTATTtaatgaatttaaatttaaaagttaaactCTGTACTCTTTTGGAAAAGTTTCCTCCTGCTTAATGAATTCATAACATTGCTGCAACATGTTCTCTGAGTAGTCCAGAGCAATGACAAGAGAAAACAATCCACTCTGGGCAAATAGTCTTGAAAACAACCCACTCCCACAACTAGCATCAACTATATTTCCATCTAAAGCTGGCTTCAAGAAATCCCTCATCAATTCAAACTGCAGCCAGATCACTACATGGTTAGTAGGTCAGCAACCCAAAGTGGATACACTAAAAAATATCTACTAATTTCTGTATCTATTTTACACCACTTCAATATTATATGAGaaatattatgaaatagatACAATTTCTGACAGCAAGCTTTTCAAATGGGTCCTAATGTATTTCGCAGCACTAAAATGAGTCAATTTGTATTTCCCCAAACTAACCAGATATAAGgcatctgtgtgtgtgtgtgtgtgtggttagAAGCAAtttctttacaaaataaaagatgcCCAATATAAGGCTTTCTAACAAAGGGAAATCACACCCTCAAATGAAAGCAATCTAATAACTCTAAGAAGATGTTTCCTAAGACAACCGTCCACTCAACAAACATTTTAGTCAGTATTGCTTGATAACATGAATTGGATGCTTTAAACCATCAATTCTACTATTACACTCTCATAACTTTATCCACAAAATGCATGATGGGACAGCATTCCAGGTTTTAATGATGCTACTCCAGAAACTGATTTCCACTTTAGATACAAAACATATAGGATGGATTGAATTAATTTCCACAGAATATCCAAGAAGCCTTCATATACTAAAAATCTGTTGACCATGCTTTCACCTGAATTGCTCAAATCtgcaatttcttttaaaatttgtataagCTTTACATGGAATccataaaataaactataattGGAATTTAGTACGGcagtatttttaaattttcctgCAAGAGATGAAATATAAAGATAGGAAAATTTACAAATCACTTCTTTCTCTGGGCCTGGAAAACCACCCCAAATAGAAAAACTTTGACGCCAGCCCCTCTCATAGAGAAAAGATATCAATGGAAACCTGATCTAGCAAACAACCAATACACACAATAAGATATGCAAATCAAGTCAATACAATTATATGATTGCTTCATATTAAAAAACAGCACCGATGCAATATAACACAATTACAAGGATTACGCACAAAAGCACCTAAAGTGGCATCAGCTACTATATTTAATCCACGTTCATGCACTATATATGACATAGAAGAAGAAGCCAATAATACCAAGGTTGAAAATGAAGGACTTATATACACATTGAAATTTCTTTATCCAGAATCTGAAATAAGACAATACTATTGAAATAAACCCCAAAATGGAACCTAATAAAACTTATAAACACTTCATAAAAATGCTTCCATCGCAAAGAAACTAGGTGAATTTGCATCTAAATAATCTTCAACCCTTCTGTTTCTTTCCATCTCCAATAAACACCTACTCTAAAAAGTGTATGAAGACACTGAAGCCATTGTAGGTAACACAATTGAAATGAATAAACAATGTGGCCACCTGAAAATCTCTGTGGAAGGTGGCATCGGCGCACCATAGTCCTTGGCCCCACTAGACACCGTCATGTCAtaatgtgtttggttgccaTAGAAAGACTTCTTACAAGTGTTACATTGTAAAGTAGACCCAGCTGCAGAATCTCTGCTTAATAAAATTCACAACGCAAtcagaaaaatcaaaacttgtGAAAGCATAATGAATTGAAAATCAATTACATTAAATCAAATTAGTCAAATTACTTACACAGATAAGACACGATTGCCAATCAACGTTAACGATTCGTAGCATATAGGACAAGCTAAAATGCTCTTGCTGCTGCTAACTTCATTTTCAACCACAATAGGTTCctaaacatttataaaaattaaaattaaaattaaaaacaggaAATTTTCAAGAACTTAATAATCATATttgtataatattattattttattttttaattcgtACAATTGTAATTGCAATTTAGAGCAGTCAACAAATTATTGACTCTGTTTGGTTCCAAAGAACCCAATAATCTCCGGTTAGTATCATTCAACCATAAAGCCAAACAAGGCCTTCAGTTTTCCCCTACCATccatttcttaattttcttccACTTTCTCAGCAGACAAATAGAAACATCAAGAATTGTGCGTACTTTCTCAAATTGAAGAATTTGACAAGGAGGAGAGGAATTTGTTTACCGTTGCGGGCTTGGCCTCGACAAAGGCGGTTGAAGAAGCTCGAACTTTTACCGCGAAAATACGTTTATCGAAGAGTCGTGGTCGTGCACAGGATTTGAAGAAAAAGCGCCTCGAGTTGCCGAGTTGACTCGGGAGCGACAAAGACGAGACGTTGCTGAACACTGCTGCCATAaccgctctctctctctctctctctctctctctgttagTTAGTTAGTGCTTTGAGATTTCagtttgtttggaaaaaagagaacaaaaattcaaaagcaaaGAGGGATAGAGGAGCAGTGCCTGTCATTAGCGAACGTGTACCAATATTTGactttccttttctctttggACGTTCTATACTTCTACCgtaaattttagagattttcttctttataaaaaaaaacttttgctcttttgttttttgtttttgtttattttattttatttttttcctgaattAAAAAGAcgcttttgttttgtatgggGAAGAATGGGCTCTCGAGTCGACCTCCACCGGAGAGCAATGGCAAGAATTGATTGTATAGTGTAGGGACAAATTCGGCAATTAAACACAACCTGGTTAATCAGCCCAAAATGAATAAAACAAGTCAATtcttctaaataaaataaaagaacaagcaAAAAATCTATCtggtaattgatttttttttgtcttttttatatttattttatttataattgtttatcaaaataattataattctaTAATTATAAGTTACAATAGATGTCTTGACAACACAGTAAGATGCCAATCAATAGaatagaaattaaaagattagaTCATGCAAATAATTAaatgggtaaattacaaattgcacCTCTAAAATTTGGGGtgcttggattttacaccctgaaatttcaaaatttaaattttatctcttaaattttggagtatttggattttacaccatgATATTTCGGAATCTAAACACCCCCAAATCTAAACACTCTCAAACTTTAGAAGTGTAATTTCCAATTTACgctaattaaattaagaagaggaaaaaaaaaaaaattattttgctttcTATAGAATGAGATAGAGTTCAATTCCTTCCTAATTGAGTTTTGGATTATCTTCGCTCATTCATCCAAATTTTTAGGATGTGAGATAGAGTTCAATTCCTTCCTAATTGAGTTTTGGATTATCTTCACTCATTCATCCAAATTTTTAGGATGGTTTAGTATATTATTGG
The sequence above is drawn from the Quercus lobata isolate SW786 chromosome 12, ValleyOak3.0 Primary Assembly, whole genome shotgun sequence genome and encodes:
- the LOC115970816 gene encoding uncharacterized methyltransferase At1g78140, chloroplastic-like — encoded protein: MAAVFSNVSSLSLPSQLGNSRRFFFKSCARPRLFDKRIFAVKVRASSTAFVEAKPATEPIVVENEVSSSKSILACPICYESLTLIGNRVLSVDSAAGSTLQCNTCKKSFYGNQTHYDMTVSSGAKDYGAPMPPSTEIFRFPLISFLYERGWRQSFSIWGGFPGPEKEFELMRDFLKPALDGNIVDASCGSGLFSRLFAQSGLFSLVIALDYSENMLQQCYEFIKQEETFPKENLTLVRADISRLPFVSSSVDAVHAGAALHCWPSPSTAVAEISRVLRPGGVFVATTYILDGPFAFVPFLRRQRQNIAAISGSHIFLSERELQDLCTACGLVGFTSIRNGPFVMISASKPN